The Mytilus galloprovincialis chromosome 4, xbMytGall1.hap1.1, whole genome shotgun sequence genome contains a region encoding:
- the LOC143073185 gene encoding dopamine receptor 2-like translates to MKFVTREEETFGNNCEFTIRNILIKHTKYHYQSRFNDEIIRYKLMTNSNINQLTTTNEEIPFVIIQKEKKIFLMSTSRLDDYFLLNQSDKTDAATTVIYYNSSLLSEVSLNSSNSTNSQYDLKHPAIGAVLSVFSLVTILGNLLVIVSVYRELYLRTITNYFIVSLAVADLMVGGIVMPFSISLELTNQVWLFGSEWCDMWHSFDVLASTASILNLCIISLDRYWAISDPIAYPTKMSSCKVMLLIAFVWLCSAGISFPAIAWWKAVTPNDLPSGMCFFTEDSAYLIFSSFVSFYCPTFVMMFVYWRIYLAAAQQMRSLKIGSKVLTSNGSHGNREVMTLRIHRGGMTRQSSDEYSNTYEKCVIDPENQSLSPESARASIQSPGRQAKNITRKLRQFALSKKLTKIAREQKAAKTLGIVVGVFIICWMPFFVFNILFGICHTACVTSPEIVFPIFTWLGYINSGMNPVIYSLSMKDFRRAFCKILFACCPKQHFEYRKTNNNCSSTSSFTVTCTDRL, encoded by the coding sequence ATGAAATTCGTGACACGGGAGGAGGAAACTTTTGGGAATAACTGTGAATTTACAATACGGAATATACTGATTAAGCATACAAAATACCATTACCAATCTCGATTTAATGATGAAATTATCCGATACAAGCTAATGACTAATAGCAACATCAATCAACTAACGACGACCAACGAGGAAATACCATTTGTAATAATCcaaaaggagaaaaaaatattcttaatgtCGACATCTCGACTGGACGATTATTTCTTACTCAATCAATCGGATAAAACGGACGCCGCTACAACTGTTATATATTACAATTCATCACTTCTTAGTGAGGTTTCTTTAAAttcatcaaactctacaaatTCCCAATATGATCTAAAACATCCTGCTATTGGTGCCGTTCTTTCCGTGTTTTCACTAGTAACAATTCTTGGGAATTTGCTTGTTATCGTTTCGGTCTATAGAGAGTTATATTTAAGGACAATAACTAATTATTTCATAGTATCACTAGCTGTTGCAGATCTTATGGTGGGAGGTATTGTAATGCCATTTAGTATTAGTCTTGAACTGACAAATCAAGTATGGCTATTTGGATCTGAATGGTGTGATATGTGGCATTCGTTTGACGTTTTGGCGAGTACTGCATCTATATTAAATCTGTGTATCATTTCCCTTGATAGGTACTGGGCAATTTCCGATCCAATAGCGTATCCTACAAAAATGTCATCATGCAAAGTAATGCTATTGATTGCATTTGTTTGGCTTTGCTCTGCAGGAATTTCATTTCCTGCTATTGCGTGGTGGAAAGCCGTAACTCCAAATGATCTGCCAAGCGGTATGTGTTTCTTTACAGAAGATAGTGCCTATTTAATATTTTCTTcgtttgtttcattttattgtcCTACTTTCGTAATGATGTTCGTTTATTGGAGGATATATTTAGCAGCCGCTCAACAAATGCGGAGTTTAAAAATTGGATCTAAAGTATTAACATCAAATGGTAGTCATGGTAATCGAGAGGTCATGACTTTACGAATTCACAGGGGCGGAATGACTCGACAATCATCGGACGAATATTCTAATACCTACGAAAAATGCGTCATCGATCCTGAAAATCAGAGCTTGTCACCAGAATCAGCACGTGCGTCTATACAATCACCTGGGAGACAGGCTAAAAATATTACTCGCAAATTACGACAGTTTGCTCTAagcaaaaaattgacaaaaattgccCGTGAACAAAAGGCGGCAAAAACTTTAGGTATAGTTGTTGGTGTTTTCATTATATGTTGGATGCCATTTTTTGTGTTTAATATACTATTTGGAATTTGTCATACGGCGTGTGTAACATCTCCAGAAATTGTCTTTCCAATATTTACGTGGTTAGGATATATTAACTCCGGAATGAATCCGGTTATATATTCTTTATCGATGAAAGATTTTCGTCGAgctttttgcaaaattttatttgcATGCTGCCCAAAACAACACTTTGAATACAGAAAAACTAATAATAACTGTTCATCTACTTCAAGTTTCACAGTGACATGTACAGACCGTCTATAA